One Pseudomonas tolaasii NCPPB 2192 genomic window carries:
- the rfbD gene encoding dTDP-4-dehydrorhamnose reductase gives MPDAQADPPFLFCRSILSCYLETQVQTAGMKILLLGKNGQVGWELQRSLAPLGTVLALSSKSTDYCGDLSDLQGLASTVRRFAPDVIVNAAAYTAVDKAESEPAQALLVNAQAPAILAAEALKTGALLVHYSTDYVFDGTGDTPWKESDSVGPLSVYGASKLQGEQAIEASGCAHLIFRTSWVYAARGNNFAKTMLRLASERDSLNVIDDQFGAPTGADLLADVTAHAIRSVGQQPQLSGCYHLAPAGETTWYRYACFVLEHARAAGVQLKVAPQAVGAIPTSAYPTPARRPGNSRLNTQKLQKAFSLRLPDWQDGVARMLTEVLEK, from the coding sequence GGCATGAAAATTCTACTGCTAGGCAAAAATGGGCAGGTCGGCTGGGAACTCCAACGCAGTTTGGCCCCTTTGGGCACGGTGCTGGCGTTGAGCTCCAAAAGCACGGATTACTGCGGTGACCTGAGTGACTTGCAGGGGCTGGCGTCTACCGTACGGCGGTTTGCTCCCGACGTTATCGTCAATGCAGCGGCTTACACTGCAGTGGACAAGGCCGAGAGCGAGCCCGCTCAAGCGTTGCTCGTCAATGCGCAAGCGCCCGCGATATTGGCTGCAGAAGCCCTGAAGACAGGGGCGCTGCTGGTGCACTATTCCACCGATTATGTGTTTGATGGCACCGGCGATACGCCGTGGAAGGAAAGCGATTCTGTCGGGCCGCTCAGCGTATACGGGGCGTCCAAGCTACAAGGCGAGCAGGCCATTGAGGCGTCCGGATGTGCGCATCTGATCTTTCGCACCAGTTGGGTCTACGCCGCGCGGGGCAACAACTTCGCCAAGACCATGCTGCGACTGGCCAGTGAACGTGACAGTTTGAACGTGATTGACGACCAATTCGGTGCTCCGACCGGCGCCGACCTGTTGGCCGATGTCACTGCCCACGCGATCCGTAGCGTGGGCCAGCAGCCACAGCTGAGCGGGTGTTATCACCTTGCGCCAGCGGGTGAAACAACATGGTACCGCTATGCCTGCTTCGTGCTTGAACACGCCCGGGCCGCAGGTGTACAGCTCAAGGTGGCTCCACAGGCCGTAGGTGCAATCCCCACATCGGCCTATCCGACGCCGGCCAGGCGCCCCGGCAATTCACGGCTCAACACGCAAAAGCTGCAGAAGGCCTTTTCGTTGCGCCTGCCTGACTGGCAAGACGGCGTGGCACGGATGCTCACGGAGGTTCTCGAGAAATGA
- the rfbA gene encoding glucose-1-phosphate thymidylyltransferase RfbA, which yields MNRPKRKGLILAGGSGTRLHPATLAISKQLLPVYDKPMIYYPLTTLMLAGIRDILIISTPQDTPRFEQLLGDGSHWGLNITYAVQASPDGLAQAFIIGKEFIGNDLSALVLGDNLYHGHDFIELLRSAMLRKDGATVFAYHVNDPERYGVVDFDRHGNAISLEEKPLKPKSSYAVTGLYFYDQDVVEIAKGIKPSARGELEITDINRLYMERGKLSVEIMGRGYAWLDTGTHDSLLDASSFIATLEHRQGLKVACPEEIAFRQKWIDAQQLERLAAPLSKSGYGQYLMRLLHQKIY from the coding sequence ATGAACAGGCCGAAACGTAAAGGACTAATCCTGGCCGGCGGTTCCGGCACACGCCTGCACCCTGCAACCCTGGCGATATCCAAGCAGTTGCTGCCGGTTTATGACAAACCGATGATCTACTATCCGCTGACCACGCTCATGCTGGCGGGCATCCGCGACATCCTGATCATTTCCACACCCCAGGACACCCCGCGTTTCGAGCAACTGCTGGGGGACGGCAGCCATTGGGGGTTGAATATTACCTACGCCGTACAGGCGTCTCCGGATGGCCTGGCCCAGGCGTTCATTATTGGTAAAGAATTTATCGGCAACGACCTGTCAGCCCTGGTATTGGGTGACAACCTCTATCACGGTCATGATTTTATCGAGCTGCTCCGGAGCGCGATGCTTCGTAAGGATGGCGCTACCGTTTTCGCTTACCACGTCAATGATCCCGAGCGTTACGGCGTGGTGGATTTTGATCGGCATGGCAACGCGATCAGCCTGGAAGAGAAGCCGCTCAAACCCAAGTCAAGCTACGCGGTAACCGGCCTTTATTTTTACGACCAGGATGTGGTCGAAATCGCGAAGGGCATCAAGCCCTCTGCGCGGGGTGAGCTGGAGATCACCGACATCAACCGCCTCTATATGGAGCGGGGCAAACTCTCGGTAGAAATCATGGGGCGTGGCTACGCGTGGCTCGACACCGGCACTCATGATTCGCTGCTGGATGCCAGCAGCTTCATCGCCACCCTTGAGCATCGTCAGGGACTCAAAGTAGCCTGCCCTGAAGAGATTGCGTTTCGTCAGAAATGGATTGATGCCCAGCAGCTGGAGAGGCTGGCTGCCCCGCTGTCCAAGAGTGGGTACGGTCAGTACCTGATGCGATTGCTGCATCAGAAAATCTATTGA
- the rfbC gene encoding dTDP-4-dehydrorhamnose 3,5-epimerase — protein MKTTSLAIPDVILFEPKVFGDERGFFYESFNQKVFESAVGRSVDFVQDNHSKSAKGVLRGLHYQIQQTQGKLVRVTQGEVFDVAVDLRKSSPTFGKWTGAYLSESNRAQLWIPEGFAHGFVVLSESAEFLYKTTDYWAPEHERSLVWNDVDLAIDWPLPGAPVLSAKDANAVRFVDAQVFP, from the coding sequence ATGAAAACCACCTCACTTGCCATTCCGGACGTTATTTTGTTTGAGCCAAAAGTTTTCGGAGATGAACGAGGTTTTTTTTACGAAAGCTTCAATCAGAAAGTGTTTGAGAGTGCTGTCGGAAGGTCCGTTGATTTCGTGCAGGACAACCACTCGAAATCTGCGAAAGGGGTTCTTCGTGGCCTGCACTACCAGATTCAGCAAACTCAAGGAAAGCTGGTGCGGGTGACACAGGGTGAAGTCTTTGACGTCGCGGTGGATTTGCGCAAAAGCTCGCCGACATTTGGCAAGTGGACGGGGGCGTATCTCAGCGAGAGCAATCGGGCCCAGCTATGGATCCCTGAAGGGTTTGCCCATGGTTTTGTAGTGCTTTCGGAAAGTGCCGAGTTTCTCTACAAAACCACCGATTACTGGGCACCCGAACATGAGCGCAGCCTTGTGTGGAATGACGTTGACCTGGCTATCGATTGGCCGCTGCCCGGCGCGCCGGTGCTCTCCGCCAAAGACGCAAATGCCGTGCGTTTTGTGGACGCGCAAGTCTTCCCGTAA
- a CDS encoding DMT family transporter: protein MRPVDTLYLLGLAAIWGASFLFMRIIAPEIGTVPTAFFRVSIAAAGLLVILTLMRVNWDFQGKFKTVLLLGVINSGIPATLYSVAAQVLPAGYSAIFNATTPLMGVLIGGLFFSERLTPSKIAGVCLGLFGVGVLTRAGPVAFDLELLTGALACLLATTCYGFAGFLARRWLDQRGGLDSRLAALGSMLGATLFLLPIFAYNAISHPPASWGGWQVWSSLLGLGLVCTAFAYILYFRLLTSIGPVKSMTVTFMIPPFGVLWGALLLDEPFSMAHVYGGVLIGGALWLVLRAGKVARTA, encoded by the coding sequence GTGAGACCTGTCGACACCTTGTACTTGCTGGGGCTCGCTGCCATTTGGGGCGCGAGCTTCCTGTTCATGCGCATCATCGCGCCGGAAATCGGTACGGTGCCCACCGCGTTTTTTCGTGTGTCGATTGCCGCCGCCGGTTTGTTGGTAATCCTTACGCTGATGCGCGTGAACTGGGACTTCCAGGGCAAATTCAAGACCGTGCTGCTGCTGGGCGTGATCAACTCCGGCATTCCCGCGACCCTGTATTCCGTAGCGGCCCAAGTGCTGCCGGCGGGTTACTCGGCCATCTTCAACGCCACCACGCCCTTGATGGGGGTGTTGATCGGCGGGCTGTTTTTCAGCGAGCGCCTCACGCCGTCAAAAATTGCCGGGGTATGCCTGGGCCTGTTCGGCGTGGGCGTGCTGACCCGCGCCGGGCCGGTGGCGTTTGATCTGGAATTGCTGACGGGCGCCCTCGCCTGCCTGTTGGCGACGACTTGCTATGGCTTCGCCGGCTTCCTGGCGCGGCGCTGGCTGGATCAACGCGGTGGCCTCGACAGCCGCCTTGCAGCCCTGGGCAGCATGCTCGGCGCCACCCTCTTCCTGCTGCCGATTTTCGCCTACAACGCCATCAGCCATCCGCCTGCAAGCTGGGGCGGCTGGCAGGTGTGGTCTTCGCTTTTGGGATTGGGGCTGGTGTGTACGGCATTTGCGTACATCCTGTACTTCCGCTTGCTGACGTCGATCGGGCCCGTCAAGTCGATGACCGTGACGTTCATGATTCCGCCGTTCGGGGTGTTGTGGGGCGCCTTGCTGCTGGATGAGCCGTTTTCGATGGCACACGTGTATGGCGGGGTGTTGATCGGGGGGGCGTTGTGGCTGGTGTTGCGCGCGGGAAAAGTGGCCAGGACCGCGTAG
- a CDS encoding methyl-accepting chemotaxis protein translates to MSLRNVRIGLRASLSFGVLASMLVIVGMFGLGQMAKLRESALVIEESWMPSIENIHDAAACIAAIRLESLRLATTDESRVRDTSKSLITRQRSELQTLLEHHEELLSGDEERVMFKQLKADVNTYVTIVAQMVDLVDKDQQQDAIDLLTSRLAPQGTVLNKSLEDMISFNQQGVQNAADSAAQMYSSAQWVVGLIILCALVATLLLAWLLTRSITAPIAQALTVARTIAAGDLSQPVVVTGHDEPAQLLTALATMQQQLRSTIHGISESTQQLASAAEEMSSVMEQSTRGLQAQNDEIEQAATAVNEMSAAVDEVAGNAVSSAEASKASDEDSKHGHYQISETISSIQNLVDEVLGASNKAEGLAVQAQDISKVLEVIRGIAGQTNLLALNAAIEAARAGEAGRGFAVVADEVRSLAQRTQDSTEEIEQMITGIQQGTQDTVGALNSSAEHAGQTLQRANSAGSALEKITAAISQISQRNLVIASAAEQQALVAREVDRSLVNIRDLSTQTAAGATQTSAASQELSRLAVDLNAMVTRFVL, encoded by the coding sequence ATGTCATTGAGGAATGTGAGGATCGGTCTGCGCGCCAGCCTGAGTTTTGGGGTGTTGGCGAGCATGCTGGTGATTGTCGGCATGTTTGGCCTGGGGCAGATGGCCAAGCTGCGCGAAAGTGCATTGGTGATCGAAGAATCGTGGATGCCGAGCATCGAAAATATCCACGATGCGGCTGCCTGTATCGCAGCCATTCGTCTGGAATCCTTGCGTCTGGCGACCACCGACGAATCGCGCGTACGCGACACCAGCAAAAGCCTGATCACCCGTCAGCGCAGCGAACTGCAAACCCTGCTTGAACACCATGAAGAACTGCTGAGCGGCGACGAAGAGCGCGTGATGTTCAAACAGCTCAAGGCCGACGTGAACACCTACGTCACCATCGTCGCCCAGATGGTCGACCTGGTGGACAAAGACCAGCAGCAAGACGCCATCGACCTGCTCACCAGCCGCCTGGCCCCCCAGGGCACCGTGCTCAACAAAAGCCTGGAGGACATGATCAGCTTCAACCAGCAAGGCGTACAGAATGCGGCTGACTCGGCGGCGCAAATGTATTCCAGCGCCCAGTGGGTGGTCGGCCTGATCATCCTGTGTGCCCTGGTGGCCACCTTGCTGCTGGCCTGGCTGCTGACCCGCAGCATCACCGCACCGATCGCCCAGGCCTTGACCGTGGCGCGCACCATCGCCGCCGGCGACCTGAGCCAGCCGGTCGTGGTCACAGGCCATGACGAGCCGGCGCAACTGCTGACCGCACTGGCGACCATGCAGCAACAGTTGCGATCCACCATTCATGGCATCAGCGAATCCACCCAGCAGCTGGCTTCGGCCGCCGAGGAAATGAGCTCGGTGATGGAACAGAGCACCCGTGGCCTGCAGGCGCAGAACGATGAAATCGAACAAGCCGCCACCGCCGTCAACGAGATGAGTGCGGCAGTGGATGAAGTGGCGGGTAATGCGGTGTCCAGCGCCGAGGCCTCCAAGGCTTCCGATGAAGACAGCAAGCACGGCCACTATCAGATCAGCGAAACCATCAGCTCGATCCAGAACCTGGTGGACGAGGTACTCGGGGCGTCCAACAAGGCCGAAGGCCTGGCGGTACAGGCCCAGGACATCAGCAAGGTGCTGGAAGTGATTCGCGGCATCGCCGGGCAAACCAACTTGCTGGCCCTGAACGCCGCCATCGAAGCCGCCCGTGCAGGCGAAGCCGGGCGCGGGTTCGCGGTGGTGGCCGATGAGGTGCGTTCCCTGGCGCAACGAACCCAGGACTCCACCGAAGAAATCGAGCAGATGATCACCGGCATCCAGCAAGGCACGCAGGATACGGTCGGCGCCCTCAACAGCAGCGCCGAGCACGCCGGGCAGACCTTGCAGCGGGCCAACAGCGCGGGCAGCGCCCTGGAAAAAATCACCGCCGCCATCTCACAGATCAGCCAGCGCAACCTGGTGATCGCCAGCGCTGCCGAGCAACAGGCGCTGGTGGCCCGAGAAGTGGACCGCAGCCTGGTGAACATCCGCGACCTGTCCACGCAGACCGCCGCCGGCGCGACCCAGACCTCGGCCGCCAGCCAGGAACTGTCACGCCTGGCCGTGGACCTCAACGCGATGGTCACGCGGTTTGTTTTGTAA
- the aceK gene encoding bifunctional isocitrate dehydrogenase kinase/phosphatase, producing MPQSALAIARMILDGFDDYREHFRRITIGARERFEKAQWQIGQAASAARINLYEEKVAEVTARLRGGFEAKTLLDVEAWPVVKSAYIGLIDLRFDDELSETWYNSIFCSLFSHDLISDGCMFIHTTRPSLRRARAAQTRLYAPAGKITEMLAQIFADYSFNEPYADLPADLRRLEAQLRENLPDWVCKDPDLTVELFSSVLYRNKGAYLVGRLYTRDEQWPLVIPLLHREGRGIQIDALITDEAEVSIIFSFTRSYFMVDVPVPAEFIGFLKRILPGKHIAELYTSIGFYKHGKSEFYRALINHLATTDDRFIMAPGVRGMVMSVFTLPGFNTVFKIIKDRFSPSKNVNRATVIEKYRLVKSVDRVGRMADTQEFADFRFPLSKFEPECLAELLEVAAGTVEVEGDTVLIRHCWTERRMTPLNLYLDNANPAQIREALEDYGLAIKQLAAANIFPGDMLLKNFGVTRHGRVVFYDYDEICFLTEANFRHIPAPRTPEDEMASEPWYSIGPHDVFPEEFPPFLFADASQRKLFDELHGELYNADYWKGLQEAIRAGKVIDVFPYRRKDPL from the coding sequence ATGCCGCAATCCGCCCTCGCCATCGCCCGGATGATCCTCGATGGCTTCGACGATTACCGTGAGCATTTCCGCCGGATCACCATTGGCGCCCGCGAACGTTTCGAGAAGGCGCAGTGGCAAATCGGGCAAGCGGCCTCGGCGGCGCGTATCAATTTGTATGAAGAAAAAGTCGCCGAAGTGACGGCGCGCCTGCGTGGCGGTTTTGAGGCGAAAACCCTGCTGGATGTCGAGGCGTGGCCCGTGGTCAAAAGCGCTTATATCGGCTTGATCGACCTGCGCTTCGACGATGAGCTGTCCGAGACCTGGTACAACTCGATTTTCTGCAGCCTGTTCAGCCATGACCTGATCAGCGACGGCTGCATGTTCATCCACACCACCCGGCCCAGCCTGCGCCGCGCGCGGGCGGCGCAAACCCGCCTGTACGCACCGGCAGGCAAGATCACCGAGATGCTCGCGCAGATCTTCGCCGACTACAGTTTCAACGAGCCCTACGCCGATTTGCCCGCCGACCTGCGCCGCCTCGAAGCACAACTGCGGGAAAACCTGCCGGACTGGGTGTGCAAAGACCCGGATCTCACCGTCGAGCTGTTTTCCTCGGTGCTTTACCGCAACAAGGGCGCGTACCTGGTCGGGCGCCTCTATACCCGCGACGAACAATGGCCGTTGGTGATTCCGCTGCTGCACCGCGAAGGGCGGGGCATTCAGATCGACGCGCTGATTACCGACGAAGCCGAAGTGTCGATCATCTTCTCGTTCACCCGCTCCTACTTCATGGTGGACGTACCGGTGCCCGCCGAGTTCATCGGCTTTCTCAAGCGCATCCTGCCGGGCAAACACATTGCCGAGTTGTACACCTCCATTGGCTTTTACAAACACGGCAAGTCAGAGTTCTATCGCGCGCTGATCAATCACCTGGCGACCACCGATGACCGCTTCATCATGGCGCCCGGCGTGCGCGGCATGGTCATGAGCGTGTTCACGCTGCCGGGCTTCAACACCGTGTTCAAGATCATCAAGGATCGTTTCTCGCCGTCGAAAAACGTCAACCGTGCCACGGTGATCGAAAAGTACCGGCTGGTTAAAAGCGTCGATCGGGTAGGGCGCATGGCCGACACTCAGGAGTTCGCCGATTTCCGTTTTCCCCTGAGCAAGTTCGAGCCCGAATGCCTGGCCGAATTGCTGGAAGTCGCCGCCGGCACCGTCGAAGTTGAAGGCGACACCGTGCTGATTCGCCACTGCTGGACCGAACGGCGCATGACCCCGCTCAACCTCTACCTCGACAATGCCAACCCCGCGCAGATACGCGAAGCGCTGGAAGACTACGGCCTGGCCATCAAGCAACTGGCGGCGGCGAATATCTTTCCCGGTGACATGCTGCTGAAAAACTTCGGCGTCACCCGCCATGGTCGCGTGGTGTTCTATGACTACGACGAAATCTGCTTTCTCACCGAGGCCAACTTTCGCCACATCCCCGCGCCACGCACGCCCGAGGATGAAATGGCCTCCGAACCCTGGTATTCCATCGGCCCGCACGACGTGTTTCCGGAAGAGTTTCCGCCGTTTCTGTTCGCCGATGCCAGCCAGCGCAAGCTGTTTGATGAGCTGCATGGCGAGCTGTACAACGCCGACTACTGGAAAGGCCTGCAGGAAGCCATTCGCGCCGGCAAGGTGATCGATGTGTTCCCGTACCGGCGCAAAGACCCTCTGTAA
- the hrpA gene encoding ATP-dependent RNA helicase HrpA: MTDQAPTIDQLLKTLDHAMLADRHRLRRQLLELRKKPDEEKLAQWVARMQASCAQVTARRASLPVIRYDDSLPIAAKRDEIKAALNKHQVLIIAGETGSGKTTQLPKICLEIGRGQFGLIGHTQPRRIAARSVASRVAEELATPLGALVGYQVRFEDQSDSNTLIKLMTDGILLAETQNDRYLERYDTIIVDEAHERSLNIDFLLGYLKTLLPRRPDLKVIITSATIDLERFSKHFDDAPIVEVSGRTFPVDTWYRPLTLEQDEEGNRVEDDLTVDQAILAALDEIAAYERSERRSPGDVLVFLPGEREIRDAADMLRKAQLKHTEILPLYARLSPAEQQRIFQSHPGRRVVLATNVAETSLTVPGIRYVIDSGTARISRYSYRAKVQRLPIEAISQASANQRKGRCGRVEPGICIRLYSEEDFIGRPEFTDPEILRTNLAAVILQMLHLRLGEITDFPFIEPPDGKAISDGFNLLQELSAVDRNSQLTPLGRQLARLPVDPRMGRMLLEAAKLGSLQEVLIVASAMSIQDPRERPPERQQAADQAHAQWKDADSDFAGLVNLWRGFEEQRQELTASPLRNWCRKNFLNYLRLREWRDSHRQLSLICRDLQLTINKDPADYPKLHKAVLSGLLSQIGQKTEDGDYLGARQRRFWIHPSSGIGKKRPQWLMTAELVETTKLYARMVAKIDADWIEPLAGHLIKKNHFEPHWEKKRGQVVAFEQITLFGLIVVGRRPVHYGPIDPVVSRELFIREGLVRGEIQSRAKCLTANQQLLEQLDELEAKARRRDILADEETLYAFYDARLPAEIHQTATFDSWYKVNSQKNPQLLIMREEDVLAREASEVTALHYPDALHLGDLELALSYHFEPNHPRDGVTLRVPAPLLPALPPERLEWLVPGVIEAKCIALVRNLPKALRKNFVPVPDFVKAALQRIEFGQGSLPQALGRELLRMTGARVSDEAWAEAAQQVENHLKMNLEVVDGQGKFLGEGRDLAELTARFAEASQAALAVPQTAKSQQPVEAKVFAAVAEKTQQKIAGLSMTVYPALVEDNGTVKEGRFSTAAEAEFQHRRALQRLLMQQLAEPAKFLRGKLPGLTELGLMYRELGRVDALVEDILLASLDTCVLEGEASLPRDGAGLAALAERKRGSWTEHAERLARHTLEVLKLWHGLQKRFKGKIDLAQAVALNDIKQQLSNLVYPGFVRETPSQWFKELPRFLKAIELRLEKLPSQVQKDRVWSGELAGLWTQYENRLKKHAQEGKRDPQLELYRWWLEEYRVSLFAQQLGTKVPISDKRLSKQWSLVEA; encoded by the coding sequence ATGACTGACCAAGCGCCCACTATCGACCAACTGCTCAAAACCCTCGACCACGCCATGCTCGCCGACCGCCACCGCTTGCGGCGGCAGTTGCTTGAGCTGCGTAAAAAGCCCGACGAGGAAAAGCTGGCGCAGTGGGTGGCGCGCATGCAGGCGTCCTGCGCCCAGGTCACGGCGCGGCGCGCCAGCCTGCCGGTGATTCGTTATGACGACAGCCTGCCGATTGCCGCCAAGCGCGACGAGATCAAAGCCGCGCTGAACAAACATCAGGTGCTGATCATCGCCGGTGAAACCGGTTCGGGTAAAACCACCCAGTTGCCGAAGATCTGCCTGGAAATCGGCCGCGGCCAGTTCGGCCTGATCGGCCACACCCAGCCGCGCCGGATTGCTGCGCGCAGCGTGGCCAGCCGGGTTGCCGAAGAACTGGCGACGCCATTGGGCGCGCTGGTCGGCTATCAGGTGCGTTTCGAAGATCAGAGTGATTCCAACACCCTGATCAAATTGATGACCGACGGCATTCTGCTCGCCGAAACCCAGAACGACCGCTACCTCGAACGCTACGACACGATCATCGTCGACGAAGCCCACGAGCGCAGCCTGAACATCGACTTTCTGCTGGGCTACCTGAAAACCCTGCTGCCGCGCCGCCCCGACCTGAAAGTCATCATCACCTCGGCGACCATCGATCTTGAGCGCTTTTCCAAGCATTTTGATGACGCGCCGATTGTCGAGGTGTCGGGCCGCACCTTCCCGGTCGATACCTGGTACCGCCCGCTGACCCTGGAACAGGACGAAGAGGGCAACCGCGTCGAAGATGACTTGACGGTTGACCAGGCGATCCTCGCCGCCCTCGATGAAATCGCCGCCTACGAGCGCAGCGAACGGCGCAGCCCCGGCGATGTGCTGGTGTTTCTGCCGGGCGAGCGCGAGATTCGCGACGCCGCCGACATGCTGCGCAAAGCCCAGCTCAAACACACCGAAATCCTGCCGCTGTACGCGCGCCTGTCGCCGGCCGAGCAGCAGCGCATTTTCCAGTCTCACCCGGGCCGTCGCGTGGTGCTGGCGACCAATGTCGCCGAAACCTCGCTGACCGTGCCGGGCATTCGCTATGTGATCGACAGTGGCACCGCGCGCATCAGCCGCTACAGCTACCGCGCCAAGGTGCAGCGCCTGCCGATCGAGGCGATTTCCCAGGCCAGTGCGAACCAGCGCAAAGGCCGCTGCGGCCGGGTCGAGCCGGGCATCTGCATCCGCTTGTACAGCGAAGAGGATTTCATCGGGCGTCCGGAATTTACCGACCCGGAGATCCTGCGCACCAACCTCGCGGCCGTGATCCTGCAAATGCTGCACCTGCGCCTCGGCGAGATCACCGATTTCCCGTTTATCGAGCCGCCGGACGGCAAGGCCATCAGCGACGGTTTCAACCTGCTGCAAGAACTCTCGGCGGTGGATCGCAACAGCCAGCTCACGCCGTTGGGCCGTCAGTTGGCGCGTCTGCCGGTGGACCCGCGCATGGGCCGCATGTTGCTGGAAGCGGCCAAACTCGGCAGTTTGCAGGAGGTGCTGATCGTCGCCAGTGCCATGTCGATCCAGGACCCGCGCGAGCGCCCGCCGGAGCGCCAGCAAGCCGCCGACCAGGCCCACGCACAGTGGAAAGACGCGGATTCGGACTTCGCCGGGCTGGTGAACCTGTGGCGCGGCTTTGAAGAACAGCGTCAGGAACTGACCGCCAGCCCGTTGCGCAACTGGTGCCGCAAGAACTTCCTGAACTACCTGCGGTTGCGCGAGTGGCGCGATTCCCATCGCCAGCTCAGCCTGATTTGCCGCGACCTGCAGCTGACGATCAACAAAGACCCGGCGGATTATCCGAAGCTGCACAAAGCGGTGCTGTCCGGCCTGCTCAGCCAGATCGGCCAGAAGACCGAAGACGGTGACTACCTGGGGGCGCGTCAGCGGCGTTTCTGGATTCACCCTTCGTCGGGCATCGGCAAAAAACGCCCGCAATGGCTGATGACCGCCGAACTGGTGGAAACCACCAAGCTGTATGCGCGCATGGTCGCCAAAATAGACGCCGACTGGATCGAGCCCCTGGCCGGGCATTTGATCAAGAAAAATCACTTCGAACCGCATTGGGAGAAGAAGCGCGGCCAGGTCGTGGCGTTTGAGCAAATCACCCTGTTTGGGCTGATTGTGGTCGGGCGTCGCCCGGTGCATTACGGGCCGATTGACCCGGTGGTGTCGCGCGAGCTGTTTATCCGCGAGGGGCTGGTGCGCGGCGAGATTCAGTCGCGGGCCAAGTGCCTGACGGCCAACCAGCAATTGCTGGAGCAGCTGGACGAGCTGGAAGCCAAGGCGCGCCGCCGCGACATTCTGGCCGACGAAGAAACCCTGTACGCCTTCTACGACGCGCGTTTACCCGCGGAGATTCACCAGACCGCGACGTTCGACAGCTGGTACAAGGTCAACAGCCAGAAAAACCCGCAATTGCTGATCATGCGCGAAGAAGACGTGCTGGCCCGCGAGGCCAGTGAAGTCACCGCGCTGCATTACCCGGACGCCCTGCACCTGGGCGACCTGGAGCTGGCCCTGAGTTATCACTTCGAGCCCAACCACCCGCGCGACGGCGTGACTCTGCGCGTGCCGGCGCCGCTGCTGCCGGCCTTGCCGCCGGAGCGCCTGGAGTGGCTGGTGCCGGGGGTGATTGAAGCCAAATGCATTGCGCTGGTGCGCAACTTGCCGAAGGCGCTGCGCAAGAACTTCGTGCCGGTGCCGGATTTCGTCAAGGCTGCGCTGCAACGGATCGAATTCGGCCAGGGTTCGCTGCCTCAGGCGCTGGGGCGCGAATTGCTGCGCATGACCGGCGCGCGCGTCAGCGATGAGGCGTGGGCCGAGGCGGCGCAGCAGGTAGAGAACCACCTGAAGATGAACCTGGAAGTGGTCGACGGCCAGGGCAAGTTCCTCGGAGAAGGCCGCGACCTCGCCGAGTTGACCGCACGCTTTGCCGAGGCCAGCCAGGCCGCGTTGGCCGTGCCGCAAACCGCGAAAAGCCAGCAGCCGGTGGAAGCCAAGGTATTTGCGGCGGTGGCCGAGAAGACCCAGCAGAAGATTGCCGGGCTGTCGATGACGGTGTATCCGGCGCTGGTCGAAGACAACGGCACGGTCAAGGAGGGGCGTTTCTCCACCGCCGCCGAAGCCGAGTTCCAGCACCGCCGCGCATTGCAGCGTTTGTTGATGCAGCAATTGGCCGAACCGGCCAAATTCCTGCGCGGCAAGCTACCCGGCCTGACCGAATTGGGCCTGATGTACCGCGAACTGGGGCGCGTCGACGCCTTGGTGGAAGACATTCTGCTGGCGAGCCTCGACACCTGCGTGCTGGAAGGCGAAGCGAGTTTGCCTCGCGATGGCGCCGGCCTGGCGGCGCTGGCTGAACGCAAGCGTGGCAGTTGGACCGAGCATGCTGAACGCCTGGCGCGCCACACGCTGGAGGTGTTGAAGCTGTGGCATGGCCTGCAAAAGCGCTTCAAGGGCAAGATCGACCTGGCCCAGGCCGTGGCCCTGAACGACATCAAGCAACAATTGAGCAATCTGGTGTACCCGGGCTTTGTGCGGGAAACCCCGTCGCAATGGTTCAAGGAATTGCCGCGGTTCCTGAAGGCCATCGAACTGCGCCTGGAAAAGCTGCCGAGTCAGGTGCAAAAGGACCGCGTGTGGAGTGGTGAGTTGGCGGGCTTGTGGACGCAATACGAAAACCGCCTGAAAAAACATGCCCAGGAAGGCAAGCGCGACCCTCAACTGGAGCTTTACCGCTGGTGGCTGGAGGAATACCGGGTGTCGTTGTTTGCCCAGCAGCTGGGCACCAAGGTGCCGATTTCCGACAAGCGTTTGAGCAAGCAGTGGAGTTTGGTGGAGGCTTGA